Proteins encoded together in one Sinorhizobium sp. B11 window:
- a CDS encoding HutD family protein, giving the protein MKILRSADHKRMPWKNGGGETVEIAISPQGAGLADFDWRVSMATVASDGPFSIFPGIDRTLSILEGNGMRLLIEGRDPVVLTRESDPLAFAADIAVSATLPDGAITDLNVMTRRSTLRHAVARIEIDGEKREEFTRGSFMLFCASGTVTVHAGPERIELGAGDALLFEEGGSDGLSFDGRALCYAISIGWTEKQ; this is encoded by the coding sequence ATGAAGATCCTGCGCTCTGCCGATCACAAGCGCATGCCGTGGAAGAACGGCGGCGGCGAAACGGTGGAAATCGCCATTTCGCCCCAGGGCGCAGGACTTGCCGATTTCGATTGGCGGGTCAGCATGGCGACGGTCGCCTCCGACGGCCCTTTCTCAATCTTTCCCGGGATCGACCGCACGCTGTCGATCCTGGAAGGGAATGGCATGCGGCTCCTGATCGAGGGGCGCGATCCGGTGGTCCTGACACGGGAAAGCGATCCGCTTGCCTTTGCTGCAGATATTGCGGTCTCGGCTACGCTGCCTGATGGAGCGATCACCGACCTGAATGTCATGACCCGACGCAGCACGCTCCGGCACGCTGTTGCGCGGATCGAGATCGATGGTGAGAAACGGGAGGAGTTTACGCGAGGGAGCTTCATGCTCTTCTGCGCCAGCGGAACCGTGACTGTGCACGCAGGTCCGGAGAGGATCGAGCTTGGCGCCGGTGATGCGTTGTTATTCGAGGAAGGCGGAAGCGATGGGCTCAGCTTCGACGGCCGGGCGCTTTGCTACGCCATTTCAATCGGCTGGACGGAAAAGCAATGA
- a CDS encoding ABC transporter permease subunit (The N-terminal region of this protein, as described by TIGR01726, is a three transmembrane segment that identifies a subfamily of ABC transporter permease subunits, which specificities that include histidine, arginine, glutamine, glutamate, L-cystine (sic), the opines (in Agrobacterium) octopine and nopaline, etc.), giving the protein MATLELIGFGSTGWGAFLLLGLLLTLSVTTTALAIGAVLGAIIAGAKLSGNFILVAIGHIYTTVFRGVPELLIIYLIYFGGSTAITAIGQSMGYEGFLGLPSFAAGALAVGIISGAYQAEVYRGAYLAISKGELEAASAIGMHRGLRFRRIVIPQVLRFAIPGLGNVWQLSLKDSALISVTGLAELMRSSQVAAGSTRQYFLFYIVGGALYLILTSLSDRVFNGAERKANRSMPASAMGQA; this is encoded by the coding sequence ATGGCGACACTCGAACTCATCGGATTCGGTTCAACCGGGTGGGGAGCATTTCTGCTTCTCGGCCTGTTGCTGACATTAAGTGTCACCACCACAGCGCTGGCCATCGGCGCCGTGCTTGGCGCGATCATCGCCGGGGCGAAGCTCTCGGGAAATTTCATCCTCGTCGCGATCGGCCATATCTACACAACCGTCTTCCGCGGCGTACCCGAACTCCTGATCATCTACCTGATCTATTTCGGCGGCTCTACGGCGATCACCGCCATCGGCCAGTCCATGGGCTATGAGGGCTTCCTCGGCCTGCCGTCCTTTGCCGCCGGCGCGCTTGCCGTCGGCATCATCTCCGGCGCCTACCAGGCGGAAGTCTATCGCGGCGCCTATCTTGCCATTTCCAAGGGCGAGCTCGAGGCTGCCTCGGCAATCGGCATGCATCGCGGGTTACGCTTCCGCCGCATCGTCATTCCACAAGTCCTACGCTTTGCCATTCCCGGTCTTGGCAATGTCTGGCAGCTCAGCCTGAAGGATTCCGCGCTGATTTCCGTCACCGGCCTTGCCGAGCTGATGCGTTCAAGCCAGGTCGCGGCCGGTTCGACCCGACAATATTTCCTGTTCTACATTGTCGGCGGCGCTCTCTACCTGATCCTCACCAGCCTGTCGGACCGCGTCTTCAACGGCGCCGAGCGCAAGGCCAATCGCAGCATGCCGGCTTCGGCTATGGGCCAGGCTTAG
- the hutG gene encoding N-formylglutamate deformylase gives MSVFEVKQGTSPVILGFPHTGTDVPADIWERLNETGRLLADTDWHIHHLYDGLLDNPTVVRATFHRYVLDANRDPAGTSLYPGQNTTGLIPETDFDGKPIWKEGAEPTEADIAERLRTYHTPYHAALAAEIERVKAIHGVVVLYDCHSIRSHIPFLFDGKLPDFNIGTDMGKTCDPAIEQATVAIAAAATGYDSILNGRFKGGWTTRHYGRPETGVHAIQMELAQSTHLATEASPFAYDEAKADKLRIHLKSILTRIEEIALGLKR, from the coding sequence ATGTCTGTTTTCGAGGTCAAGCAAGGCACCTCCCCCGTCATCCTCGGTTTTCCGCACACGGGCACCGATGTTCCCGCCGATATATGGGAGCGCCTGAACGAGACCGGCCGGCTGCTTGCCGATACCGACTGGCATATCCACCATCTCTATGACGGCCTGCTCGACAACCCAACCGTCGTGCGCGCCACCTTCCACCGCTATGTGCTGGACGCCAACCGCGATCCCGCCGGCACGAGCCTCTATCCCGGCCAGAACACGACCGGGCTGATCCCGGAGACGGATTTCGACGGCAAGCCGATCTGGAAAGAGGGAGCAGAACCAACCGAAGCCGATATCGCAGAGCGACTGCGCACGTACCATACGCCTTACCATGCCGCTCTCGCCGCCGAGATCGAGCGGGTGAAAGCCATTCACGGTGTCGTCGTGCTCTACGACTGCCATTCCATCCGCTCGCACATTCCTTTCCTCTTCGACGGGAAGCTGCCGGATTTCAATATCGGCACGGATATGGGCAAGACCTGCGATCCGGCAATCGAACAGGCGACCGTCGCCATTGCCGCGGCTGCAACGGGTTATGACAGCATTCTGAACGGTCGCTTCAAGGGCGGCTGGACGACCCGCCACTACGGCAGGCCGGAAACCGGCGTCCACGCCATCCAGATGGAGCTTGCCCAATCAACGCATCTGGCAACCGAAGCATCGCCCTTCGCCTATGACGAGGCCAAGGCTGACAAGCTGCGCATCCATCTCAAATCCATCCTGACGCGGATCGAAGAGATCGCGCTCGGTCTGAAACGCTAA
- the hutC gene encoding histidine utilization repressor, with product MKRSGEMKRELAENDGGPLYAGVKQVILDRIRSGEWPPRHRVPSENELVVELGVSKMTANRALRELANEGELLRIQGVGSFVAERKGYSALFEVRNIADEIAERGHTHEATVIVLAEETASPEVADALELDIGAPVFHSLIVHSENGVPVQIEDRFVNPGAAPDYLAQDFSTLTPNAYLTAAAPLSASEHIVEAVIPRAWECKLLTILQSEPCLAIRRRTWSARQVVSTARLVYPGHRYRLETRSGKMFEE from the coding sequence ATGAAGCGTTCCGGCGAGATGAAGCGTGAACTGGCGGAAAATGACGGTGGCCCGCTTTATGCTGGCGTCAAGCAGGTCATTCTCGACCGGATCCGCAGCGGCGAATGGCCGCCGCGACACCGCGTGCCCTCGGAAAACGAGCTGGTGGTGGAGCTCGGCGTCAGCAAGATGACCGCCAACCGAGCGCTCCGGGAACTGGCGAACGAAGGCGAACTCCTCCGCATCCAGGGCGTCGGTTCCTTCGTTGCGGAACGCAAGGGCTATTCGGCGCTCTTCGAGGTGCGCAATATCGCCGACGAGATCGCCGAGCGTGGCCACACACATGAAGCGACAGTCATCGTTTTGGCCGAAGAGACGGCTTCTCCGGAGGTTGCCGATGCGCTCGAACTCGATATCGGCGCGCCGGTTTTTCACTCGCTGATCGTCCACAGCGAGAACGGCGTGCCCGTGCAGATCGAGGACCGCTTCGTCAATCCTGGAGCGGCGCCAGATTATCTGGCGCAGGACTTTTCGACCCTGACGCCAAATGCCTATCTGACGGCGGCGGCGCCGCTCAGTGCATCGGAGCATATCGTCGAGGCTGTGATACCGCGCGCCTGGGAATGCAAGCTGCTGACAATCCTGCAGAGCGAGCCGTGCCTCGCCATTCGCCGTCGCACCTGGTCGGCTCGTCAGGTGGTTTCGACCGCGCGTCTCGTCTATCCCGGACATCGCTACAGGCTGGAAACGCGTAGCGGCAAAATGTTCGAGGAGTGA
- a CDS encoding transporter substrate-binding domain-containing protein produces MKLSTILLSCAMTAAAFAAPASAKDWTKATITLEGAYAPWNLTNADGTLGGFEPELAKVLCERAKIECTLVASDWDGMIPALNAGKFDVIMDALSITEERKQVIDFTVPYAATPAAFATAKDSPLANAAGTGAIIKMTPGQTGVKEIDALKEVFKGKTIGIQAATVYAKFVYDNFGSIAEIREYKTGADRDLDLQNGRIDLGFDDAVYFANAFASANDTLAFTGPEIVGSIWGEGEGLGIRKADTDLRDKLSEAIKSALADGTVKNLSMKWFKVDVSPQN; encoded by the coding sequence ATGAAGCTCAGCACGATTCTTCTTTCCTGCGCGATGACGGCAGCGGCCTTTGCCGCGCCTGCCTCTGCCAAGGACTGGACGAAGGCGACCATCACGCTCGAAGGCGCCTACGCCCCCTGGAACCTCACCAATGCCGACGGCACACTCGGCGGCTTCGAACCGGAACTCGCCAAGGTTCTGTGCGAACGCGCCAAGATCGAGTGCACACTGGTCGCATCCGACTGGGATGGCATGATCCCGGCCCTGAATGCCGGCAAGTTCGATGTCATCATGGATGCACTGTCGATTACCGAAGAGCGCAAGCAGGTCATCGATTTCACCGTTCCCTATGCAGCAACGCCAGCAGCCTTCGCCACCGCCAAGGACAGCCCGCTTGCGAATGCTGCCGGCACCGGCGCAATTATCAAGATGACACCTGGCCAGACCGGCGTGAAGGAAATCGACGCGCTGAAGGAAGTCTTCAAGGGCAAGACGATCGGCATCCAGGCGGCTACCGTCTATGCGAAATTTGTCTACGACAATTTCGGCAGCATCGCTGAAATCCGCGAATACAAGACCGGCGCCGACCGCGACCTCGACCTGCAGAACGGCCGCATCGACCTCGGCTTCGACGACGCCGTCTATTTCGCTAATGCCTTTGCTTCCGCCAACGACACGCTCGCCTTCACCGGCCCTGAAATCGTAGGCTCGATCTGGGGCGAAGGCGAAGGCCTCGGCATCCGCAAGGCCGATACTGACCTGCGCGACAAGTTGAGCGAAGCGATCAAGTCCGCACTCGCCGACGGTACGGTCAAGAACCTCTCGATGAAATGGTTCAAGGTCGACGTCAGCCCGCAGAACTAA
- the hutC gene encoding histidine utilization repressor, producing MNEPKETTLHQRILSEIEGRIVSGEWPPGYRIPFEVELTKQYDCSRMTVNKALTQLVKAGLIERRKKSGSFVMQPQAQAAVLEIHDIKAEVQSLNLAYSYKVAKRVRRKAQSQDRQMLDLQQNSSLIEVICTHYAGSKPFCLEKRLINLQTVPEAADEDFEETAPGPWLLSLVPWSAAEHKIFAVGVDQEEGAMLSIPEATACLVIERRTWNKSGPVTHVRFVYPGNRHALYARFTPEAVK from the coding sequence ATGAATGAACCCAAGGAAACGACCTTACACCAGCGTATCCTCAGTGAGATCGAGGGCCGTATCGTTTCGGGCGAATGGCCGCCTGGCTACCGCATTCCCTTCGAAGTGGAGCTGACCAAGCAATACGATTGCTCCCGCATGACGGTAAACAAGGCCCTGACCCAGCTGGTGAAGGCCGGTCTTATCGAACGCCGCAAGAAATCCGGCAGCTTTGTCATGCAGCCGCAAGCGCAGGCCGCAGTGCTCGAAATCCACGATATCAAGGCGGAGGTTCAATCCCTCAATCTCGCCTATTCGTACAAGGTCGCGAAGCGTGTTCGCAGAAAGGCGCAGTCGCAGGATCGCCAGATGCTGGACCTCCAGCAAAATTCAAGCCTGATCGAAGTCATCTGCACGCACTATGCCGGATCGAAGCCTTTCTGCCTGGAAAAGCGGTTGATCAACCTTCAAACCGTGCCGGAAGCAGCGGACGAGGATTTCGAGGAAACGGCCCCGGGCCCGTGGCTTCTGAGCCTGGTTCCGTGGAGTGCGGCGGAGCATAAGATATTTGCAGTTGGTGTCGATCAAGAGGAAGGCGCCATGCTTTCCATCCCCGAGGCAACTGCTTGCCTCGTCATCGAACGACGTACCTGGAACAAGTCTGGGCCGGTGACGCATGTGCGCTTCGTCTATCCCGGAAACCGCCACGCGCTCTACGCGCGCTTCACTCCCGAAGCGGTGAAATAG
- the hutH gene encoding histidine ammonia-lyase, with protein MTITLHPGSVSLQDLATIYWTCVPAKLDPSFDAGIIKAANRIAEIAAGNAPVYGINTGFGKLASIKIDSADVATLQRNLILSHCCGVGEPLPENVVRLIMALKLVSLGRGASGVRLELVRLIEAMMARGVIPVIPEKGSVGASGDLAPLAHMTAVMMGHGEAFFGGERLHGATALLKAGLHPIVLAAKEGLALINGTQTSTALALAGLFRAHRAAQSALITGAMSTDAAMGSSAPFHPDIHTLRGHRGQIDTAAALRALLENSPIRQSHIEGDERVQDPYCIRCQPQVDGACLDLLRSVARTLEIEANAVTDNPLVLSDNSVVSGGNFHAEPVAFAADQIALAVCEIGAIAQRRIALLVDPALSYGLPAFLAKKPGLNSGLMIAEVTSAALMSENKQMSHPASVDSTPTSANQEDHVSMACHGARRLLPMTDNLFAIIGIEALTAAQGVELRAPLATSPELTKAIAAIRNVVPSLEEDRYMANDLKAASILVGGGALNASVSSGILPALEV; from the coding sequence ATGACCATTACCCTCCATCCGGGCTCCGTCTCGCTGCAGGATCTCGCAACGATTTACTGGACCTGCGTCCCGGCAAAGCTCGACCCATCCTTCGACGCCGGCATCATCAAGGCGGCAAACCGCATCGCCGAGATCGCCGCTGGCAATGCGCCGGTCTACGGTATCAATACCGGCTTCGGCAAGCTCGCCTCGATCAAGATCGACAGCGCCGATGTGGCGACCCTGCAGCGCAACCTCATCCTGTCGCATTGCTGCGGTGTCGGTGAGCCACTGCCGGAAAATGTCGTGCGCCTGATCATGGCGCTGAAACTCGTTTCGCTCGGCCGCGGCGCTTCCGGCGTGCGGCTGGAACTGGTGCGACTGATCGAAGCGATGATGGCTCGCGGCGTCATCCCTGTCATTCCGGAAAAGGGCTCGGTTGGCGCTTCCGGCGACCTTGCGCCGCTTGCCCATATGACGGCCGTGATGATGGGCCATGGCGAGGCGTTCTTCGGGGGCGAGAGGCTGCATGGCGCAACCGCGCTGCTCAAGGCCGGGCTGCATCCCATCGTGCTCGCCGCCAAGGAAGGCCTGGCGCTCATCAATGGCACGCAAACCTCGACGGCGCTGGCGCTCGCCGGTCTCTTCCGCGCCCACCGGGCGGCGCAATCGGCGCTGATTACCGGCGCCATGTCAACGGATGCCGCCATGGGTTCGTCCGCACCGTTCCATCCTGACATTCATACGCTGCGCGGTCATCGGGGTCAGATCGATACGGCAGCAGCACTTCGCGCCCTGCTCGAAAACTCGCCGATCCGCCAGAGCCATATCGAAGGCGACGAGCGCGTGCAGGATCCCTACTGCATCCGCTGCCAGCCGCAGGTCGACGGCGCCTGCCTCGATCTGCTGCGCTCGGTTGCACGCACGCTGGAAATCGAGGCCAATGCCGTGACGGACAATCCGCTTGTGCTCTCGGATAATTCGGTCGTCTCCGGCGGCAATTTCCATGCAGAGCCCGTTGCCTTCGCCGCCGACCAGATCGCGCTCGCTGTCTGCGAGATCGGTGCCATTGCCCAGCGCCGCATCGCGCTACTCGTCGATCCTGCGCTTTCCTACGGATTGCCGGCGTTCCTCGCCAAGAAGCCGGGGCTGAATTCCGGCCTAATGATCGCCGAGGTCACGTCCGCCGCACTGATGAGCGAGAACAAGCAGATGTCGCATCCGGCTTCCGTCGATTCGACGCCGACCTCGGCCAATCAGGAAGACCACGTCTCCATGGCCTGTCATGGCGCGCGGCGGCTTCTGCCGATGACCGACAATCTCTTCGCCATCATCGGCATCGAGGCTTTGACCGCCGCTCAAGGCGTCGAGCTTCGCGCGCCGCTTGCGACCAGCCCGGAACTGACCAAGGCGATCGCAGCGATCCGCAACGTCGTGCCCTCGCTCGAGGAGGATCGCTACATGGCAAACGACCTGAAGGCGGCCAGCATTCTCGTTGGCGGCGGTGCTCTCAACGCATCCGTTTCAAGCGGCATCCTGCCGGCTCTGGAGGTCTGA
- a CDS encoding formimidoylglutamate deiminase — MTKLHAAAALLAEGWRRNVRLTLADGRIAAIEMDVAPDADNERHAVLLPAMPNLHSHAFQRAMAGLAEVRGPANDSFWSWRTVMYKFALSMTPDHVEAVAAKLYMEMLEAGFCRVGEFHYLHHDKDGSPYTNIAEMAERIGAASAETGIGLTLLPVLYAHSGFGGAAPIEGQRRFINSAESFARLMEGCRQVAGRLPGSEIGVAPHSLRAVTPEELSVAIALADDGPIHIHVAEQVREVEDCLAWSGARPVQWLLDNAPVDQRWCLIHATHMTADETRRTARSGAIAGLCPITEANLGDGTFSAPLFLSEAGRFGIGSDSNILISIAGELRQLEYSERLALRARNVIATTGGSTGQALFEHALAGGGAALKAPAGLAAGNYADIVSLDTRAVPYLSESQVLDQWIFAGDVAVDTVWALGRKQVEDGRHLRRDLIDRRFIAAMNELLAA; from the coding sequence ATGACGAAACTTCATGCGGCGGCTGCCTTGTTGGCCGAAGGCTGGCGCAGGAATGTGCGCCTGACGCTTGCGGACGGACGCATTGCCGCAATCGAAATGGATGTTGCGCCTGACGCGGATAACGAGCGTCATGCTGTCCTGCTGCCGGCAATGCCGAACCTCCACAGCCATGCCTTTCAGCGGGCGATGGCGGGGCTTGCTGAAGTGCGCGGCCCGGCCAATGACAGTTTCTGGAGCTGGCGCACCGTCATGTACAAATTTGCGCTCTCGATGACGCCAGACCATGTCGAAGCTGTAGCGGCGAAACTCTATATGGAAATGCTGGAAGCCGGCTTCTGCCGCGTCGGCGAGTTCCACTATCTGCATCACGACAAGGATGGCAGCCCCTATACGAATATCGCCGAAATGGCCGAAAGGATTGGGGCTGCGAGTGCCGAAACCGGCATCGGATTGACGTTGCTGCCGGTTCTCTACGCTCATTCCGGCTTTGGCGGCGCAGCGCCCATCGAAGGGCAGCGCCGCTTCATCAATTCCGCCGAGAGTTTTGCGCGGCTGATGGAAGGCTGCCGGCAGGTCGCAGGAAGGCTTCCCGGTTCAGAGATCGGCGTCGCGCCGCACAGCCTGCGCGCCGTCACGCCGGAGGAACTATCTGTCGCCATTGCGCTTGCCGATGACGGCCCCATCCACATTCATGTCGCCGAGCAGGTCAGGGAGGTTGAGGATTGCCTCGCCTGGTCCGGCGCAAGACCTGTCCAATGGCTGCTCGACAATGCGCCGGTTGATCAGCGCTGGTGCCTCATCCACGCAACCCACATGACGGCGGACGAAACACGGCGGACGGCAAGGAGCGGCGCCATTGCGGGCCTCTGCCCGATTACCGAAGCCAATCTCGGCGACGGGACATTTTCGGCACCGCTATTCTTGTCCGAAGCCGGGCGCTTCGGCATCGGATCCGATTCCAACATTCTCATTTCCATTGCCGGGGAACTTCGTCAGCTCGAATATTCCGAGCGTCTGGCGCTGCGTGCCCGCAATGTCATCGCCACCACTGGCGGCTCCACCGGCCAGGCCCTCTTTGAACACGCGCTAGCCGGCGGTGGTGCAGCATTGAAGGCACCGGCGGGTCTTGCTGCAGGCAACTATGCCGACATCGTATCGCTTGATACGAGAGCGGTTCCCTATCTTTCCGAAAGCCAGGTTCTCGATCAGTGGATCTTTGCCGGTGATGTGGCAGTCGACACCGTCTGGGCGCTCGGCCGCAAGCAGGTCGAAGACGGCCGGCATCTGCGTCGGGACCTGATCGACCGGCGCTTCATCGCGGCGATGAACGAGCTCCTGGCAGCATGA
- the hutI gene encoding imidazolonepropionase gives MSGNKFSGSGRNSSARSLWRNARLATLREDLPGLGIIEKGAVVCEGGRILYAGPEAELPSWLIEAADITDLEGRWVTPGLVDCHTHIVYGGNRAREFEMRLEGATYEEIARAGGGIVFSVKATNALSVEGLVEAALPRLDTLISEGVTTIEVKSGYGLNIEAELKMLRAARALADHRPVRVITSYLGAHATPVEYKGRNQDYISDVVLPGLERARAEGLIDAVDGFCEGIAFSVDEIARVFEKARSLGIPVKLHAEQLSNLGGAKLAASYGALSADHLEYLDEDGARAMAAAGTVAVLLPGAFYAINEKQKPPVQALRQAGVHIAIATDSNPGTSPLTSLLLTMNMSATLFRLTVEECIAGATREGARALGLLSETGTIEAGKSADLAIWDIESPAELVYRIGFNPLHAHIFKGQRIDR, from the coding sequence ATGAGTGGGAACAAATTTTCCGGATCGGGCCGCAATTCCAGCGCTCGCTCGCTATGGCGCAATGCGCGCCTTGCGACGTTGCGGGAGGATCTGCCGGGCCTTGGCATTATCGAAAAAGGCGCCGTCGTCTGTGAAGGCGGGCGCATCCTCTACGCAGGGCCGGAAGCCGAACTGCCGTCCTGGCTGATCGAGGCGGCCGACATTACCGATCTCGAAGGCCGCTGGGTCACGCCCGGCCTCGTCGACTGCCATACCCACATCGTCTATGGCGGCAACCGTGCGCGGGAATTCGAGATGCGGCTCGAAGGCGCGACCTATGAAGAGATCGCGCGCGCCGGCGGCGGCATCGTCTTCTCCGTGAAGGCAACCAATGCGCTGTCCGTCGAAGGCCTCGTCGAGGCCGCGCTGCCGCGGCTCGACACGCTGATCTCGGAAGGCGTGACCACCATCGAGGTCAAGTCCGGCTACGGGCTCAATATCGAGGCGGAACTGAAGATGCTGCGCGCCGCGCGCGCACTTGCAGACCATCGGCCGGTAAGGGTCATCACCTCCTATCTCGGCGCCCATGCAACACCCGTCGAATACAAGGGACGGAACCAGGATTACATTTCCGATGTCGTCCTGCCGGGCCTTGAGCGGGCACGTGCCGAAGGCCTCATCGACGCCGTTGACGGTTTTTGCGAAGGCATCGCCTTCTCAGTCGACGAGATCGCGCGGGTCTTCGAGAAGGCCCGTTCGCTCGGTATTCCCGTCAAGCTCCATGCCGAACAGCTCTCCAATCTCGGTGGCGCGAAACTCGCAGCCTCCTATGGTGCGCTTTCGGCCGATCATCTGGAATATCTGGATGAAGATGGCGCGCGGGCAATGGCAGCCGCCGGCACGGTTGCGGTTCTGCTCCCAGGTGCCTTCTACGCCATCAACGAGAAGCAGAAGCCGCCGGTTCAGGCCTTGAGGCAGGCCGGCGTGCACATCGCCATCGCCACGGACAGCAATCCGGGCACCTCGCCTCTCACCTCGCTGCTGCTCACCATGAACATGTCGGCGACGCTGTTCAGGCTGACGGTGGAGGAATGCATCGCCGGCGCAACCCGCGAAGGCGCCCGTGCACTCGGCCTGCTTAGCGAGACCGGCACGATCGAGGCCGGCAAGTCTGCTGATCTGGCGATCTGGGATATCGAAAGCCCCGCCGAGCTCGTCTACCGCATCGGCTTCAACCCACTTCACGCACATATTTTCAAGGGCCAGAGGATCGACCGATGA
- a CDS encoding urocanate hydratase: protein MTVNPRHNIRDVRAPRGDQLNAKSWMTEAPLRMLMNNLDPDVAENPHELVVYGGIGRAARTWDDFDRITATLKTLNEDETLLVQSGKPVGVFRTHKDAPRVLIANSNLVPHWATWDHFNELDKKGLAMYGQMTAGSWIYIGTQGIVQGTYETFVEAGRQHYNGNLRGKWILTGGLGGMGGAQPLAAVMAGACCLAVECDETRIDFRLRTRYVDEKAHTLDEALEKIERWTKAGEAKSVGLVGNAAEIFPELVRRMKAGGPRPDIVTDQTSAHDPRNGYLPVGWTVAEAKAKRESDPKAVEAAARASMKAHVEAMVAFWDAGVPTLDYGNNIRQVAKDEGLENAFAFPGFVPAYIRPLFCRGIGPFRWAALSGDPEDIYKTDAKVKELLPDNKHLHNWLDMARERIAFQGLPARICWVGLGDRHRLGLAFNEMVRNGELKAPVVIGRDHLDSGSVASPNRETEAMKDGSDAVSDWPLLNALLNTASGATWVSLHHGGGVGMGFSQHSGMVICADGTDDAARRLGNVLWNDPATGVMRHADAGYDIAVDCAKEKGLRLPGILGN, encoded by the coding sequence ATGACCGTAAACCCGCGCCACAATATCCGCGACGTCCGCGCCCCACGCGGCGATCAGCTCAACGCCAAGAGCTGGATGACCGAAGCGCCGCTGCGCATGCTCATGAACAATCTCGACCCCGACGTCGCCGAAAACCCGCATGAGCTTGTCGTCTATGGCGGTATCGGCCGCGCCGCCCGCACCTGGGACGATTTCGACCGCATCACGGCAACGCTGAAGACGCTGAACGAAGACGAGACATTGCTCGTCCAGTCCGGCAAACCGGTGGGCGTTTTCCGCACCCACAAGGATGCGCCGCGCGTCCTGATCGCCAATTCCAATCTCGTGCCGCACTGGGCGACCTGGGATCATTTCAACGAGCTCGACAAGAAGGGGCTTGCCATGTACGGCCAGATGACGGCCGGCTCGTGGATCTATATCGGCACGCAGGGGATCGTGCAGGGCACCTACGAGACCTTCGTCGAAGCCGGACGCCAGCACTATAATGGCAATCTTAGGGGTAAGTGGATCCTGACCGGCGGCCTCGGCGGCATGGGCGGTGCCCAGCCGCTCGCAGCCGTCATGGCCGGCGCCTGCTGCCTTGCCGTCGAATGCGACGAGACCCGCATCGATTTCCGCCTGCGCACCCGCTATGTCGACGAAAAGGCCCATACGCTGGACGAGGCGCTGGAAAAGATCGAGCGCTGGACCAAGGCTGGTGAAGCCAAGTCGGTCGGTCTTGTCGGCAATGCCGCGGAAATCTTTCCGGAATTGGTGCGTCGCATGAAGGCCGGCGGCCCGCGCCCCGATATCGTCACCGACCAGACTTCGGCGCATGACCCGCGCAACGGCTACCTGCCGGTCGGCTGGACCGTTGCCGAAGCCAAGGCCAAGCGTGAAAGCGATCCGAAGGCGGTCGAAGCCGCAGCCCGCGCCTCGATGAAGGCCCATGTCGAGGCCATGGTCGCCTTCTGGGATGCTGGCGTGCCGACACTCGACTACGGCAACAACATCCGCCAGGTCGCCAAGGACGAGGGTCTCGAAAACGCCTTCGCGTTCCCGGGCTTCGTGCCGGCCTATATCCGCCCGCTCTTCTGCCGCGGCATCGGCCCGTTCCGCTGGGCGGCCCTCTCGGGTGATCCCGAAGATATCTACAAGACCGACGCCAAGGTGAAGGAACTGCTGCCCGACAACAAGCACCTGCACAACTGGCTCGACATGGCCAGAGAGCGCATCGCATTCCAGGGCCTGCCGGCCCGCATCTGCTGGGTCGGCCTCGGCGACCGCCATCGCCTCGGCCTCGCCTTCAACGAGATGGTCAGGAACGGCGAGCTGAAGGCCCCTGTCGTCATCGGCCGCGACCACCTCGATTCCGGTTCCGTCGCCTCGCCGAACCGCGAAACGGAAGCGATGAAGGACGGCTCGGATGCCGTCTCCGACTGGCCGCTTCTGAACGCGCTGCTCAACACCGCCTCGGGCGCCACTTGGGTATCGCTGCATCACGGCGGCGGCGTCGGCATGGGCTTTTCGCAGCATTCCGGCATGGTCATCTGCGCCGACGGTACTGACGATGCGGCGCGCCGCCTCGGAAATGTTCTCTGGAACGATCCGGCGACCGGTGTCATGCGCCATGCGGATGCCGGCTACGACATCGCAGTCGACTGCGCCAAGGAAAAGGGCCTGCGCCTGCCCGGCATCCTCGGGAACTGA